The Brumimicrobium sp. genomic interval GAGTTCCATCATTATTGGTGTTATTGATAGTGGCTCCAGAGCAGAATCCATTACTTCCTGCTACAATCATGACGGCGCTGTTGCGTTGATCTTGATAGGGTAATCCATCAGGGCAATTTACGTTCATTTGACAACTCCCAGAAGAACCAAAGGCCTTATCTAAAAACTCCTCTTGTGAGCGATATCCGTATGTTGCACGTGCAATATTTATGTTACCTATATTAGAAGCATTTATCGCAGGCACAAAATATTCTACAATAACTGTATTTCCATAGACTAACTCTGCACCTAAAGCACCTTGATACAAGTGTTTTCTGGTAAATTTACCTAGTACAAAGTCACCTGTTGGGTTATAGATATACAGTTCATTTCCGCTTGGAATCTCAGAATTTTTGAAAGTAAGATTGATGCTTTGTGCATTTTTCATCTTAATTGCCAATAGCCAAATCTTATCTCCGTTTGTTGTAGTAAACCATGTTCCGGAGTTCGTTAAATCTAAATCTGTTTCATAATTATATCCAAACCGCCATGGACCATTTTGTAAGGAATCGTTGATTTTATCTTCGGCTCTTAGAAGAGCAATGTTAGGTTCATTAAATACGTAAGAGGAAACATTATCCTTTGCATAGAATCCTAAGCCATGTGGATGACCTCCATCTCCTTGTTGACCATATACAATAGAGAATACACATAAAATAAATACAGATAAAACAACTCTTATCATATTCTAGGATTTTAACTATATGTTAAAACGAAATGAGGAAGTAAAAAGTTTGTTTATACAAATCTTATTTTACCTTCATACCTTTCACCACTCTTTCTTTACGAAGATCTTTCTTGTAGTTTTTCAACTTAACCATGAGATAGGCAGAGGCACTCCCGCGAACTGCATAGTAAACGGCATCACCGTAATCTAATTCTCCTTTTCCATCTGCCCACTCAGCTTCTAGATAGAATCTCCCATTAGTAATGTTTTTACGCTCATTAAAACGAAGTGTTTTTCCATTTCCTACTTCAAAACGAATAGAAACAGAACCGTCTTCAGCTCTTTTTTCTAAAATACAAGGTCTATTAGCAGGTATAATGATTCTCTCAGAAGAGGAAGAAGAGGAAGAAACCAAAGTACCTGAAGTACCTGTTGTAGATACTTTATCCTGTTTATCACTCCTTTCTAAAATAATAGTTTCGGAAGTATAGAATTGCACTTTTTTAAGCTTCTCATCTGATAAATCAAATTCAGATCTTAGTTTGGTAGTGTAAGGGACTCTTGTTGCACAACTTGCCAACAAGATGATTGAGATTAATCCAACTAAAACTCTCATCGTTTTGTAATTTTTTAATTTAAATACGAAAATAATAAACAAAAACGATTCCAAAGCGATTAAATTGTGAATTCTGTGATTTATATCTGTAAAGACAAGGTCTTCTTTTCCATTTTTAAGATGATGAAACAAATAGAAGTAGGCATTGAAAAGAAAAGACACAACCCAATATACAGAATTATTCATCCTATTCAGGTTGTGAGAATTTATCAGCTGGCCATTTTTCTGGGTTATTGACAATATAATTTGAGATATTTTGAAATGATTTATCGTTGCGAATAATATGGTCGTGGAACCGGGATTGCCATTGAAATTCGAATCCCAAACGGTGGGTGTGTTTAGAAACCGCAGATTTATAGGAACGAATAATGGTCGAAATTGAATTTGATTTCGGTGAAATCATTGACATTTGTTCATTTTTGGGGGATAATATGTGTGGTGATGGGGATGGTTGGGATAATGATGATGGTGGTTGTGGTTGTGGTAGAGGCGTTGCATGCAACGCCTCTACAATGCCACCCCCATATTCCACAATGTCCCCCCCATATTCCACAATGCCATCCCCATATTCCACAATGCCATCCCCATATTGAATACCATTTCCAAAATGAATATCATCATCCCCATTTCCATATTCCACAATACCATCATCCCCATATTCGGTATTAACATTATCATTGGTCAATATCAAAACCCCATGAATATGATTTGGCATTACAACAAATGCCCCTAATTCGACATTTTTGGTGTGTTGTGGGATTTGATGCCAGAAAATATCGGCAATGACACCAATATGTGACAATTCCATTTTTTTGTTTACAATTTTGCCAAAATAATGTTCCCTATTTTGTGTGCAAATGGTTATGAAATATGCACCAGCCCATCTATAATCCCAATTTTGCAAACGGGTAGATTGTATTCTATATTTATTCTGAAATTTATTCATAATTGGTGGTTTTTTTTGAAACATATAGATTAATATCTAATTGTCCCTTATTAATTAAAGATAGTAAAATTATACTACCAAATAATGCATACACTTTATTAATTTTGTATCCTCATGAATCTACTTCGATTCTTCATATACAGTAATATAGTCATCAGCCTATCAGCAGGTGCGTTAGCAGGTGCTTGTGCTACCAAACTAGGTAATCCACACAATTTTGGAATAGGAATAACAGTGTTTTTTGCTACCTTATTTATTTATAACATTCAGCGTGTTTTTCGACATACTGAGGTGTCTGAAAATTTTTCTGCTAGACATCAATGGATACAAAAACATCTTATTATTCTGAAAGTGTTTTCTGGTATTGGCATAGTAGGTTCTATAGCAACCTATTTCTTTTGGTTAGGATGGAATATAGATTTTTGGTTTTTAGCAATTAGTGCCATTATTGGAGTACTATATGCTTATCAGATTACGCCTAAGTGGCTAGCTTTACGTGACATTCCATATATCAAAATTTATTTGATTGCATCTCAATGGGCATTAACCTCGGTATATTGGCCGTATATGCGCATAGCAGATAGCATAGATTTTCCAATAGCATTAGGGATTTCTGTCTTTACCTTTATTTTGGCAATTACGATTCCTTTTGATATCCGTGATATTGTATATGATCAACCAACAAAAAAAACTATTCCGCAACTCGTTGGAATACAAAAAGCAAAATGGATTGCAATAATGATACTGGGAATTAGTGCTTTTACGCTTTATAGTTTTGAAAAGGAAGTTGTGCATTCCTTTCTGTTTTACTCCGTTTATATTGTTTTTGCATTTTTAATTCTATTCTCTTCTACCCAAAAAGAAGAAATGTATTTTTCCGGGTGGATAGATGGCTGGATAATTATTTATGCTTTTCTGATTTATTTAAACTAGAATCTCAAACCTACATTAATACCTAATTGAAATGATTTGACTTTGTCTACTTCTTTCTGAAGAATATTGGAAGAATATTGCAAGTTCAGTCCTACTCCAAAATTTCGATTCCAATATTTCAACGTGAAGCCACCATCTAGGCCATAAAACCTATGTCCAATATGGCCTGCAACCATTCCCACATTGAATTTATAATCTATTCCACTATATGGGTCAAAATGTTGAGAAATGACTAGACCAGGCTGAGGGAGGTTGATCCAGAATTTATTAGGTATGATAAGTGGAACAAAATCGTCTGTTTCTAATCCTCCTATTATAATAGAAAAGAAAGTCATATCCAATCCAAAACGAATTTTTGATGTTTCACTAGCTTCTTTAAAGAAGTAGGAACCGCCAAGACGAAAGCCAAAGCCTAAATCATTCTTTTGATGAAGCAACATTATATTCTCAACTTGGAATCCGTTGCCGTCTCCATACGAATAAGTATATGAATCATTAGCATAATAGTTAGAGTATAAATAATTTAGAGGAAGGAAGTCTATATTTAAGATAAAACGTTTACTAAGTGTAGGCTCTAAATCCTTCTTCTTGCGGAGAGATGAGTTCCAGTTGTCTCCTATTTCAGTGTGAGTTGTTAACTCTTGAGATGGGAGTATGGCCATATTGCTCTCATCTAGATACTGGCTATCAGTTTGAGCAATTAAGCCACTTGTGAGCACTAATGTGATTAGAAATAATGTAATTTTCATGCTATTTTCTTTTAATTATTTGTGTCTTAGAAATAGAATCCACAATTCAATCCAATTTGATGTGCCTGACTTTTGTA includes:
- a CDS encoding transposase, producing MNKFQNKYRIQSTRLQNWDYRWAGAYFITICTQNREHYFGKIVNKKMELSHIGVIADIFWHQIPQHTKNVELGAFVVMPNHIHGVLILTNDNVNTEYGDDGIVEYGNGDDDIHFGNGIQYGDGIVEYGDGIVEYGGDIVEYGGGIVEALHATPLPQPQPPSSLSQPSPSPHILSPKNEQMSMISPKSNSISTIIRSYKSAVSKHTHRLGFEFQWQSRFHDHIIRNDKSFQNISNYIVNNPEKWPADKFSQPE